Genomic segment of Arachis hypogaea cultivar Tifrunner chromosome 16, arahy.Tifrunner.gnm2.J5K5, whole genome shotgun sequence:
AATATTAACTATGCAATCTTaactttttaagatttttttattttattacttattATTTTGTGTCACCAGAATTGATGATAAACGATAAACAACAAATGCATAACGAATAGCAAACAATGTTACCTTCTCGTCTCGTCTCTTTTCTTCTCATCTCAAATAATGATTAgagttttggaaaaaaaaaaaaaattacaatattatctaatgaaatatgaattataatattaaattagataTGTAATCATTACAACATAATATTATCTAACAAATACTTAAAAATAAGAATCGCAAAATAAGTGTAACTATATATCATATTTTAGGTATTGTTAGTTGATTAAAAAAGCTGTCTTTTATATAAtaatggaaaagtataggtagataatgagaatactaaacaatgtgaacaataaataTGTCGcatattcaattcaattcaaaagtTATTGTCTATTTAGTAAAACCCAATAGTATTAGGGtcaacaaattttataatttatagtcattaattattcattattaatatttttaatagtataaaattttatttaataatataaaattatttactctttttttaccgattaaatactaatcaaattttaataaaaatgatacCGTTACCCGTTTTCTTATCTATTTCCTCCATGTTTATATTATACTCTGTACTCTAATTCTTTGCATCATGAATAAGCACGGCCTTCCATATAAAGTAGGCTAGAAAAAAATTTCAGGAGAacagtttttaataattttgataattatttaattaatataaatattaaattatattattaaatatttttattaatttatatatataaattttaataaatataaatatatatattttttatgtaataattaaatactaatttaaaataataatatttattggtcATAtagtattattaatataatataaaataaacaaatattcaAATTGTATGATAAAGGCGTATTAACAGTGAATTGAAAATTTTAACCTCTAAGTATAAATATAAAGGAAAACAGACTAAAGCAAATATCAAAACACAAATTCCGTCAGAAGTTTTAAAAAAGGTACGGTATTATCTATTGTTCTAtacataatcttttttttttttttttggtgacttgttCTATACATAATCTAGTTTCAATGTAACttaataataagaaataaaaatttaaaaacatcatttaatttaaattaatttaattttgcttCAATTTAGAAGCATCGTCcttaaaagagagaaaataaataccaaataatttattattacagAGAGAAGAGAAACAGGGTGGGactaagaaaaataagaaaaaagtaaaataaaaaaggagagTATAGAGTGTTGCTTTTACTTTTACCCACCcgttaaatataaaacatgcattAAGGGACAAAGCGATAGGCTCGGAACCAGGTTCGGTTTTGGCTTTTCAACGTGAACAATATTATTAGGCAGCAAACTAAAAGGGACAGAGAAgagaatagaataaaatagaaCAAACAAGAAAGCGAGAGAAAGGACCAACAATCAATAATCCAAACCCCATTTTCCTTTTTCTCGCTTTCTTAAATTCTTTCTCATTCCCCTCTCTGCAATACATATTCATTATTCTTTCattctttcatttatttattcattcattcattaattaattattagttgtttctttttgttttgttttttcattCCTAACTCTCTGAATTTTGCTATTTTTCTCCGAAAAGCTCAAGCTTGTTTTCCTCTTACATtgtcttttgtctttgttttgatccacgtacattatttttgaattcattGCTGGCTCTCCCAGCGGTTTTTggattctttttttcatttttcctgTTTGAGTTTATACTCCGAGGCATAGTTATTATGACGACGGAGGAAGCTGTGCCATTCAATACTGTATCCGTTGTGGAAGACATTCTTCAGCAGCGCGGCGGCCACTTCGACGGCAAGTTGGCGTCACGGCGAGACGAAGAAGCATGTATATATCATAATATCCCCTGCCTCtcatttcctttttctttttaagatGAAAACACGTGCATGCATGTGAGATTTGTTTATTTGCTGATGTGTATGTATGTTTCTGGATGAAAATTCACGTGTAATTGTCTTTATACGAGATTGATAGTTGAGAATCATATAGATGATAATTTTGTCGAACCTGCTAAATCATCTAATgattttcaattatcaatttcacATAAAGACAACCGCACGCGAATCTCCATCATAATTCTAATTCTGAACAGCGGTGAGAAGAAATGAAGCTACTGAATGGATGCGTAAAACACTTGGAGTAGTCGCAGGGAGAGACTTGCCAGCAGAGCCTTCTGAGGAAGATTTCAGGGTTGCCTTGCGAACCGGTATTATCCTCTGCAATGTTCTCAACAAAGTTGTACCCGGTTCAATTCCTAAGGTACCCGGTTCAATTTCCAATGGAGATTTatatgtagttttctttatgtaaaattaatagttaagaatcattaaatattaaatcatctaaaaattttcaactaACAACTTTACGGAAAAACAACAGCATGTTCACCCTTTTCCATTCACATCTTATGAGATTAATTCAACTACTCACATCTTGAATTCTAATAACAGATAATTCAAGCCCCCAAGGATTCTGTTCTAGTGACTGATGGAGGAGCACCGATTGTGTTTCAGTATGTTGAAAATGTGAAGAGTTTTATTGAAGCTGTGGGAGAAATGGGGATTCCCACCTTTGAAGCTTCCGATATGGAAAAGGTGCTTGCTTACTAGTTACTATATTCAACTAAATCAAATGGCATAACCACAATGTTGTTATTTAACTTTACTAGTAATTTGTTTGTAGGGTGGAAATTTATCAAGGGTGGTGAGTTGTTTGTTAGAGCTCAAATCCTATGCGGAATGGGTACAGGGAGGGAAAATTGGGTCATGGAAATTGGCTGGCCTTCCAAATTCAAAACCACCCTTGATGAAAACCCTTCTAAGAAGAAACTCTGAACCATCCATGATGAAATCCATGGGGAACACATTAGGGGAGAAAGATTCTTCTGCTACTGACAATGATCCCAAGTCTAACCTCATCCAGATGGTTAGAGGAgattctattctattctattcatatttacaatttttaaagatatatcaaatttaattaactCGTTGGATTGATATTTGTAGAATTCAACCTATCCTTCTTTAATTTCATTAGTTCGTGAGCATTTGTCAAATAAGAGGACAGAAGAAATTCCTTTTGTAAGTGTTATTGTTCCTATCAACTTAGGTTTCAACCACCTTGATTTTACGCCTCCTTATCCAAACTCATAGTACCTATTTGCTATAATAGGTAGTTGAATCCCTGCTCAGTCAAGTCATGAATGAGTTTGAACATCGATTGCTTGAACAACATGAAAGGGTATGCatgtttctatttttaactaTGTTCACCAATGTATAGTTGATTGACTTTGTGAATCAAGCTGAATATGACATTTTAAATGACAGATTAGAACAATTCAACAAGAAAAAGTATCATCATGTAAACCAGATGAAGATCGATTGCCTGAACGACAAGAAACGGTGCGCATTCTCTATTTTCAACTGCATGTTCACCATTGTATGTATATAATAGACTCTGAATCAAACTGAATATGTGATTTTAAATGAATAGCAGGTTAAAACAATCCAACAAGAAAAAGTATCATCATCTAAACCAGATGAAGAAAGATTGCCTGAACGACAAGAAACGGTGTGCATTCTCTATTTTCAACTGCATGTTCACCATTGTATGTATATAATAGACTCTGTGAATCAAACTGAATATGTGATTTTAAATGAATAGCAGGTTAGAGAAATTCAACAAGAAACAGCATCACCATTCAACCCAGATAAACAGCGACTCATTGAACAACAAGAAGCGGTACATGTCTCTATTTTCAACTGCATGCTCACCATTGCATATATAGCATACTTTATGAGTCAAACTAAATATAAGATTTTAATAAACAGAAGCTTAGAGAAATTCAAGAGCAGCTTAGAGCAGCTCAACAAGAGCAGCTTAGAGCAGCTCAACAAGAGCAGCTTAGAGCAGCTCAACAAGAGCAGCTTAAAGCAATTCAACAAGAACAGCTTAGAGCAATTCAACAAGATAAAGTATCATCATCTAAACCAGAACCTTTGGTTTCAAAAGCTGCTCCTATTGACGAAGAGGTAAAATTTCTTATTCTTGAGGTATTTGTCTtacaacagcaaaagaaaaatgtttaCATTTGTCATTGTCGTGATCTGGaatgtttgattttttatttgtttcgaGGATTGTAAAgatggaagaaaaggaagagaagatagatacaaaagaagaaacaaTGGAAGAAATGATGGAAGAAACACAGGCCGAAGAGGTTGAgatggaagaagaggaggaagaaatagatgagatggaagaaaagggagaagaaacaAAAGATCTAGATCTTCCTCGGGACAATGGACCAAGCCTCGAGTTCTTAAGACAACAAGAGAATATCCGAAAAGAAGAGTTACTCCGACAAGAAGAGATAATCCGACAAGAGAGAGCTCGACATGAAGAGATAATCCGAGAAGGGGAGAGACTCCGACAAGAAGAGTTACTCCGACAAGAAGAGATAATCCGACAAGGGGAGAGAGCTCGACAAGAAGAGATAATtcgacaaggggagaaagtcCGACAAGAAGAGTTAATCCGACACGAAGAGATAATCCGAGAAGGGGAGAGAGTCCGACAAGAACTAATCCGAGAAGGGGAGAGAGTCCGACAAGAAGAGTTAATCCGACAAGAAGAGATAATCCGACAAGCGGAGAGAGCTCGACAAGAAGAGATAATCCGACAAGGGGAGAAACTCCGAGAAGAAGAGAGAGCTCGACACGAAGAGATAATCCGGCAACACGAGAGAACCCTGCAACAAGAGAGAGCTCGGCAAGAAGAGATGATCCGGCAACAAGAGATAGTCCGACAACAAGAAAGATCCCGACAACAAGCGATAGTCCAACGACAACAAGCGATAGTCCAACGACAAAACAAGAGTCTCCAGGTAATTTTGTAACATACACTGATGTGTCACCATTCAAATATTGTTGATGGTAAATAGAGATTTTATTCTTGGCATTCTTTAGGATTTGAAAACTATAGTCCATCAAACAAAATCAGGAGTACAGGCTATGCACCAGAAGTACCAGGAAGATTTCCTCGTACTATGTAAGTATAATGACGATAATACTAATAGCAATTTAAGGAGAAGAAAGATTATGAATAACAGTTATCTATGTAATTACTAACTAGCTTCCTATAATAAATAGGCAAGCATGTGCGTAGCTTAGTTTCTGCTGCTGCAGGATATCAGAAAGTTCTTGAGGAGAACCGTAAGTTATATAATCAAGTGCAGGATCTGAAAGGTAAATTCTAATGGTTAAAGAATTAAGATTGATAACATTGGCCACTGGTTTTTCTATGTTCTAATTGACTTATTTATTGTATGTTGGTAGGGAATATTAGGGTGTACTGCAGAGTTAGACCCTTCTTGGGCGCTCCATCGCCCAATCAGAGTGTCGGTAGTATTGATGACGGAAGTATCTCAATCTTAACACCTTCAAATTATGGGAAAGAGGGGAAGAAGACATTCAATTTTAACAAATGTTTTGGTCCTAGTGCAACACAATGTTGGTCTTTCTTTGTGTTCtttaactatatttttatttatttatatttgtatgcTTACTCACTGTCATTGTTTGCTTGCTTTCAGCACAAGTTTTCGCCGACACACAACCTCTGATTCGGTCAGTGTTGGATGGATACAATGTCTGCATATTTGCCTATGGCCAAACAGGATCAGGAAAAACATTCACTATGGTAAAAAAAAATGCTTAGATTACAAATGTTGATTCTCTTAGAGCAATGATAACTCTATGAATGTTGAATGCAGTCTGGGCCAGACGATCTTACCGAGGAAACCATGGGTGTCAACTACCGTGCCCTGAATGATCTTTTCCTACTTCAGGATCAGAGGAAGGACACCATTATCTATGAGATTGGTGTTCAGATGCTTGAGATTTACAATGAGCAAGTCAGAGATCTACTATGCACAGATGGAGCTACCAAAAAATATCCTTCATTTGTGATATACAATACTATACTTTATTTATTTGTAGATGAAATGATTTTATTGAACATGTGATATGATCCTTAACCCCTTCTCACATTAGAAATTCGCAACCGTTCCCAGAACGGACTCAATGTGCCTGATGCCAACCTTGTTCCTGTTGCAACAACTGCTGATGTCATAAACTTGATGAACTTGGGAAACAAGAATCGAGCTGTTGGTTCTACTGCCATGAACTCTCGTAGTAGCCGTTCTCACAGGTAAGCAAAACTTGTGTTGTGCTGTGTTAAAAACATTACATTTCTCTATTTGGTACTAAACCTGATTGTTATTGCAGTTGCCTAACAGTTCATGTTCAAGGAAAATACCTGACATCGCCGAAAACCATTCATGCTAGCTTGCATCTGGTTGATCTAGCAGGAAGCGAAAGGGCTGATAAAACTGAAGCTACTGGAGATAGGCTCAAGGAAGCTCAGTATATCAACAAGTCACTTTCTGCCTTGGGAGATGTTATCTCTTCCCTTGCTGCAAAGAGTTCCCATGTTCCCTACAGGAACAGCAAACTCACCCAACTGCTTCAAGATTCTCTTGGTATgcatttcattttcaatttttatccaCTCCTTGCTACATTTGTCACCTTTCAATATAAGAAGCTAAGTAAGTTGTATGTATCAGGTGGGCAAGCAAAGACACTAATGTTTGTTCATATTAGTCCTGAGCCTGATGCAGTTGGAGAAACACTTAGTACACTTAAGTTTGCAGAACGTGTTGCCACTGTTGAACTTGGTGCTGCTAAAGCTAACAATGCTGGTGATAATAAAGCTGGTGGTAATAACACTAATACTAGTGGTGGTAGCAGTAAAGATGGTGCTGATGTCAAAGATCTCAAAGACCAggttcttattaattattatgaaaaacaTTTTGTTATATCATAGTGTGTACTACTTTGTATGAAGAGTTTTGTAATGTGTTGTTTGTGTAGATTGCTAGCTTGAAGGCAGCCTTAGCAAGGAAGGATGCAGAACTAGAACAATATCAAGGCATGAACCTTGATGGAGCAAAGTTGAATAAATCTCATGGATCCACTCCTTCACTACGTAATTTGGGTTCTACTGGAGGTGCTAGGAAGCTGCCAAGAGATGATTCTGCTAACTCAGAGGTAAGGTAACAATGTTATTAAGTCTAAccataaattgaaaaaaaaaaggttaacttATTTGGCTTacaatattttgtttagtttgagttttcatttacagtgttttttgtttttagaattttatcaaAAAAACATGAAGCAAAAACTGAAAACATAATAATCTTATAATTTCTactgttttctttttttccttcacAGAATcttgaaaacataataaaacacaaaaataaaaacgCGAACAAAACACCTAGTATTCTCTACTCACTGGTCATGTTGATAATAAACCTGTGAGTCCAAAACTGATATTTAATTTGGTGTGTATGTATGGTTTGAAAGGGCCAAAACCAGGACGAATCGAAGCTGAAAAGAAGAAGCTTAGATTACGAGGACATGGAAACTGGGTATGAAAATTCTGGGGACTGGATGAACAACCATAATAATAAGATGGCAATGGCGATGgcaatgaagaggaatgatagctTAACTAGTAATGATAGCCTAGTGGCACAATGGGAAGCAGATAACAAACCATCATCTCCATCTTCTAGTCCAACTTcatatgattatgatgatgatatGGCAACCAATGATAATTCATCTGAGGCATCAGACATGAACTGGCAACCAACACCTAAATCAACCTCCTCCACTCCTTCAAACGCCTCATCAAGCCTTAAACCAAAGAAAACAACAACTACTACTCCTCTTAAACCAACAAAGACCGTGGACAGGTATTTTATTTCTTACAACTAAACTACTTCTttgttgaatatttttgttttacttttataTAACACTGGATGGAAAATATATAGGAGTCCTGCATCATCAGCTCCCGCACCAGCAGCAAGGAAACCAGCAGCAGCAGTAGGTAGTCAAGTAAAAAAGGTTGCAGCGACTGATGTAAAGAAAAGAATTGGGGGTGCCAAGTGAAAAAGTTGTTACAATTATTAATGCCAATTCATGTTTTCTTGCTCCACTACTGcatgtatttaaaatttttgtgaaGGGAAGAGAGAGTGGTTTTTGTATGTCTATGTATGTATATTATTCTTTGCAGCGTTACAATGCGTAAGTTGGTGCCAAAATTATATGAAAAGATATGGTGTGaaaaagattcaaaacaaaagtgGTTAGTACTTAGTAGTGTGAAAAACTGAAAATGTTAATAAAATGACAAGTACACAACAAATGATGTATATGTGCagctatttaaataaattaacaaataaaaaaaatgagtaattatttcttttaatatttaaattaatattagttcattctcaattttttttacactgattcctatctttttcaaataaataactAGTTTTTGAAGCGTCCACAATAATAGGAAAATCTTTTTATTAAATTTCAAGgataatttactaaattaaacTAGTTGAAGATGGATACTACCAGATTGTTCTAAAACTGAAATGATTACAATTTTGCTCTCCCAATATTTATATAAATCATGGATTACCCACAAATTTgtacaaaaatataaaacctagTGAAAAACTACATTTATGcctggaaaaataaaataaatcgttAGCCTTTTTTGGTTTTATGCTCTTCATGTACCAGAGGAAAACCCAGCATGCAATCACAATTTAGGGCTAGAATCACATGCAAGTATAGAACCTATGTTGTAACACTTATATATTTCGTaagttaaactaaaataaattattttcaataagtacaagaaacaaaaattttgtttgataaaacattttttaaaatttaagagatCTACTTGTACGTATTTGAGAAATAAATGTAGATCTCTTaaattttagagttttttttttaattaaaataagtgCACTCTTAATACACATGAACCAAGAACTAGGGGTGTAAATTTTAATTAACTCTGATCTATTTAACATCTAGCGCTCTAATACTATgacatgataccactcatctcaaaagcttcagctgatgggaaaaagtaacactaatgattatatctctaatactctataaacctccattgtacacattgtataaatattccattggctctcgtatttttcttttttttttttggtgttggaaagaaaaaaaaaaggaaagggatgacaagaaagaaaaaacaaaagatgCCTAAGCTATGTCCTGCTGCAGGAGAGGCAGCCAATCATCCAAAGGTTGGAGAGCCATGTGAACTGATCACTATTACAAAAGATGTCAAATCTAGCCATGCAGTCTGCAGTGAATTAGTGCAGAGCTGAATGAGGCTCGACTACACATCTTtagatcaatttttttttttgaaaaagatcatATTCTGTATGTTGTACCGGCATATTCTATTGATTTACTAGAAAATAAACCTAAGCAGAATCAGTTTCGCATTGAATAATGGAGAAGCACCATGCTCTAAATTTATCTATAGCCCAATCCAAGTAGTCCGTTGTTCACAACGAAGAACACTAGTACCCAGAATCGTACTGCCGACTAGCCAATTCCCCTCATGATCACGTAAAACACAGTCGTACTCAACTTTATCACAATTCAAAAAACCACTCTCATCACAGTTGAGCTTCGATCgatctaaattatttattatatacataGGTTCTGCGCAACGCTATAAAAAGAATTGGAACTGATGAACATAAATCgtgaaaaaatatttagtattatACTTGCATGTGATTCTGACCATAAATCAATCAGTGGTTGCATGCTGGATTTTCCCTACTATCGTACATGAAGAGCATAAAATCAAGAAAAGGCCGACGATTTACTCTTTTTTCTAGGCATGAATTGTGAtctttcattaggttttatattttttgttaaaacttGTGGGTGACTCGCGATTTATATAAATGTAGGGAGGACAAAATTGTACTCATTTCAGTTTTATAATTCGTAAATTattcaaattctaattatataaaGAAGAATGTTAGAAAACTATccgaatttattaattttttattattaattagttattaatatttaaaaggatTCATAAATTCATTCCCCTCAAGTATTATTCTTAAGTGAAATCAAGAATAATGTCTCGAGGTAAGATTCTAAAATCTTTCAATCATACCCATATATGTCTTATCCCTAAAA
This window contains:
- the LOC112758063 gene encoding kinesin-like protein KIN-14I isoform X1, with the protein product MTTEEAVPFNTVSVVEDILQQRGGHFDGKLASRRDEEASVRRNEATEWMRKTLGVVAGRDLPAEPSEEDFRVALRTGIILCNVLNKVVPGSIPKIIQAPKDSVLVTDGGAPIVFQYVENVKSFIEAVGEMGIPTFEASDMEKGGNLSRVVSCLLELKSYAEWVQGGKIGSWKLAGLPNSKPPLMKTLLRRNSEPSMMKSMGNTLGEKDSSATDNDPKSNLIQMNSTYPSLISLVREHLSNKRTEEIPFVVESLLSQVMNEFEHRLLEQHERIRTIQQEKVSSCKPDEDRLPERQETQVKTIQQEKVSSSKPDEERLPERQETQVREIQQETASPFNPDKQRLIEQQEAKLREIQEQLRAAQQEQLRAAQQEQLRAAQQEQLKAIQQEQLRAIQQDKVSSSKPEPLVSKAAPIDEEMEEKEEKIDTKEETMEEMMEETQAEEVEMEEEEEEIDEMEEKGEETKDLDLPRDNGPSLEFLRQQENIRKEELLRQEEIIRQERARHEEIIREGERLRQEELLRQEEIIRQGERARQEEIIRQGEKVRQEELIRHEEIIREGERVRQELIREGERVRQEELIRQEEIIRQAERARQEEIIRQGEKLREEERARHEEIIRQHERTLQQERARQEEMIRQQEIVRQQERSRQQAIVQRQQAIVQRQNKSLQDLKTIVHQTKSGVQAMHQKYQEDFLVLCKHVRSLVSAAAGYQKVLEENRKLYNQVQDLKGNIRVYCRVRPFLGAPSPNQSVGSIDDGSISILTPSNYGKEGKKTFNFNKCFGPSATQSQVFADTQPLIRSVLDGYNVCIFAYGQTGSGKTFTMSGPDDLTEETMGVNYRALNDLFLLQDQRKDTIIYEIGVQMLEIYNEQVRDLLCTDGATKKLEIRNRSQNGLNVPDANLVPVATTADVINLMNLGNKNRAVGSTAMNSRSSRSHSCLTVHVQGKYLTSPKTIHASLHLVDLAGSERADKTEATGDRLKEAQYINKSLSALGDVISSLAAKSSHVPYRNSKLTQLLQDSLGGQAKTLMFVHISPEPDAVGETLSTLKFAERVATVELGAAKANNAGDNKAGGNNTNTSGGSSKDGADVKDLKDQIASLKAALARKDAELEQYQGMNLDGAKLNKSHGSTPSLRNLGSTGGARKLPRDDSANSEGQNQDESKLKRRSLDYEDMETGYENSGDWMNNHNNKMAMAMAMKRNDSLTSNDSLVAQWEADNKPSSPSSSPTSYDYDDDMATNDNSSEASDMNWQPTPKSTSSTPSNASSSLKPKKTTTTTPLKPTKTVDRSPASSAPAPAARKPAAAVGSQVKKVAATDVKKRIGGAK
- the LOC112758063 gene encoding kinesin-like protein KIN-14I isoform X3, with translation MTTEEAVPFNTVSVVEDILQQRGGHFDGKLASRRDEEASVRRNEATEWMRKTLGVVAGRDLPAEPSEEDFRVALRTGIILCNVLNKVVPGSIPKIIQAPKDSVLVTDGGAPIVFQYVENVKSFIEAVGEMGIPTFEASDMEKGGNLSRVVSCLLELKSYAEWVQGGKIGSWKLAGLPNSKPPLMKTLLRRNSEPSMMKSMGNTLGEKDSSATDNDPKSNLIQMNSTYPSLISLVREHLSNKRTEEIPFVVESLLSQVMNEFEHRLLEQHERIRTIQQEKVSSCKPDEDRLPERQETQVKTIQQEKVSSSKPDEERLPERQETVREIQQETASPFNPDKQRLIEQQEAKLREIQEQLRAAQQEQLRAAQQEQLRAAQQEQLKAIQQEQLRAIQQDKVSSSKPEPLVSKAAPIDEEMEEKEEKIDTKEETMEEMMEETQAEEVEMEEEEEEIDEMEEKGEETKDLDLPRDNGPSLEFLRQQENIRKEELLRQEEIIRQERARHEEIIREGERLRQEELLRQEEIIRQGERARQEEIIRQGEKVRQEELIRHEEIIREGERVRQELIREGERVRQEELIRQEEIIRQAERARQEEIIRQGEKLREEERARHEEIIRQHERTLQQERARQEEMIRQQEIVRQQERSRQQAIVQRQQAIVQRQNKSLQDLKTIVHQTKSGVQAMHQKYQEDFLVLCKHVRSLVSAAAGYQKVLEENRKLYNQVQDLKGNIRVYCRVRPFLGAPSPNQSVGSIDDGSISILTPSNYGKEGKKTFNFNKCFGPSATQSQVFADTQPLIRSVLDGYNVCIFAYGQTGSGKTFTMSGPDDLTEETMGVNYRALNDLFLLQDQRKDTIIYEIGVQMLEIYNEQVRDLLCTDGATKKLEIRNRSQNGLNVPDANLVPVATTADVINLMNLGNKNRAVGSTAMNSRSSRSHSCLTVHVQGKYLTSPKTIHASLHLVDLAGSERADKTEATGDRLKEAQYINKSLSALGDVISSLAAKSSHVPYRNSKLTQLLQDSLGGQAKTLMFVHISPEPDAVGETLSTLKFAERVATVELGAAKANNAGDNKAGGNNTNTSGGSSKDGADVKDLKDQIASLKAALARKDAELEQYQGMNLDGAKLNKSHGSTPSLRNLGSTGGARKLPRDDSANSEGQNQDESKLKRRSLDYEDMETGYENSGDWMNNHNNKMAMAMAMKRNDSLTSNDSLVAQWEADNKPSSPSSSPTSYDYDDDMATNDNSSEASDMNWQPTPKSTSSTPSNASSSLKPKKTTTTTPLKPTKTVDRSPASSAPAPAARKPAAAVGSQVKKVAATDVKKRIGGAK
- the LOC112758063 gene encoding kinesin-like protein KIN-14I isoform X2; its protein translation is MTTEEAVPFNTVSVVEDILQQRGGHFDGKLASRRDEEASVRRNEATEWMRKTLGVVAGRDLPAEPSEEDFRVALRTGIILCNVLNKVVPGSIPKIIQAPKDSVLVTDGGAPIVFQYVENVKSFIEAVGEMGIPTFEASDMEKGGNLSRVVSCLLELKSYAEWVQGGKIGSWKLAGLPNSKPPLMKTLLRRNSEPSMMKSMGNTLGEKDSSATDNDPKSNLIQMNSTYPSLISLVREHLSNKRTEEIPFVVESLLSQVMNEFEHRLLEQHERIRTIQQEKVSSCKPDEDRLPERQETVKTIQQEKVSSSKPDEERLPERQETQVREIQQETASPFNPDKQRLIEQQEAKLREIQEQLRAAQQEQLRAAQQEQLRAAQQEQLKAIQQEQLRAIQQDKVSSSKPEPLVSKAAPIDEEMEEKEEKIDTKEETMEEMMEETQAEEVEMEEEEEEIDEMEEKGEETKDLDLPRDNGPSLEFLRQQENIRKEELLRQEEIIRQERARHEEIIREGERLRQEELLRQEEIIRQGERARQEEIIRQGEKVRQEELIRHEEIIREGERVRQELIREGERVRQEELIRQEEIIRQAERARQEEIIRQGEKLREEERARHEEIIRQHERTLQQERARQEEMIRQQEIVRQQERSRQQAIVQRQQAIVQRQNKSLQDLKTIVHQTKSGVQAMHQKYQEDFLVLCKHVRSLVSAAAGYQKVLEENRKLYNQVQDLKGNIRVYCRVRPFLGAPSPNQSVGSIDDGSISILTPSNYGKEGKKTFNFNKCFGPSATQSQVFADTQPLIRSVLDGYNVCIFAYGQTGSGKTFTMSGPDDLTEETMGVNYRALNDLFLLQDQRKDTIIYEIGVQMLEIYNEQVRDLLCTDGATKKLEIRNRSQNGLNVPDANLVPVATTADVINLMNLGNKNRAVGSTAMNSRSSRSHSCLTVHVQGKYLTSPKTIHASLHLVDLAGSERADKTEATGDRLKEAQYINKSLSALGDVISSLAAKSSHVPYRNSKLTQLLQDSLGGQAKTLMFVHISPEPDAVGETLSTLKFAERVATVELGAAKANNAGDNKAGGNNTNTSGGSSKDGADVKDLKDQIASLKAALARKDAELEQYQGMNLDGAKLNKSHGSTPSLRNLGSTGGARKLPRDDSANSEGQNQDESKLKRRSLDYEDMETGYENSGDWMNNHNNKMAMAMAMKRNDSLTSNDSLVAQWEADNKPSSPSSSPTSYDYDDDMATNDNSSEASDMNWQPTPKSTSSTPSNASSSLKPKKTTTTTPLKPTKTVDRSPASSAPAPAARKPAAAVGSQVKKVAATDVKKRIGGAK